AAGAGCTGTGTTTGAAGAACCAAATGCTCAGCTGCTAATGTGTCAGGAGACCTGGGCTTGCTGAAAATCAGGAGGAAATGTGCTCTCATcaaaacatgcttttaaaaactgtatttaatATGTGGAAATATTGCATTGcagcagattttttttccccctgaagtaTAAATACCATTGAGCTCTGATTGCAGGCAAGCTTGAGGATTTTTCTGTGTCTCCAAGTAAGTTTGGAGAAATAGGACATGATGTCATGAAATGCAGTACAAGGTGTTTTCCAGAACTTAAGATCATCACTGGGCCTTGTGTTGGTAGGATTTTTAGAGTCTGAACTTTAAAGCATCAATCTTAGGTGATTTTGGCAATGAAACAGTTTCTGGAAGGTGACTGTActaacaaaaatgtaaaagaaaatctgCTTTAGCAGACAAGGAGGAATTTATTCAATGCTTCagaggtttttttcttccttattggCTGTTAGCATGCATAAATGTGTCTTCAACAACGTAAGGCTATAATTGAACTTCTCATTTCCAAAAAGTCAGTTATGTACATTGCTCAGTGAATAGAGACTACATGTAGAAAATCTATAAGTGGAGAGATGTAAACTTTGCAAAAGATTGCTTAATCACTGATGGAGTCTTAGAATAATATTCACCATAGATGTTGTGATAGCCAAATATAAACAAATCTttgataaaagtaataaaaataagtaattagTCATACTTTGGACTTTGGCTCTAAtgatgtggttttatttctccacCCTTCCCCCATCGTACTTTTATCAGTAGGTTGGGACAGCTGGAAATCTGCCATTGCACAACATGCTGCGATTAAGACACTCACCCATCTTTTCGATGGGATTTCATCTGTTAGCCATCCTGGCTCTCTTGTTCTCCCACACGGACCATGTAAGAGCTGAGACAGAAATGGAAGGAGAAGGCAATGAGACTGGAGAGTGTACTGGCTCATATTACTGTAAGAAAGGGGTGATTTTACCCATTTGGGAGCCCCAAGACCCTTCCTTTGGGGACAAAATTGCTAGAGCCACTGTGTATTTTGTGGCCATGGTCTACATGTTCCTTGGAGTCTCTATCATTGCGGACCGGTTCATGTCCTCTATAGAAGTCATCACGtctcaagagaaagaaataaccATTAAGAAACCTAATGGAGAGACCACCAAGACAACTGTGAGGATCTGGAATGAGACGGTCTCCAACCTGACCCTGATGGCGCTGGGCTCTTCTGCTCCAGAAATCCTCCTCTCCGTGATTGAAGTGTGTGGGCATAACTTCACCGCAGGAGACCTTGGCCCGAGCACCATCGTGGGAAGTGCCGCGTTCAATATGTTCATCATCATCGCGCTGTGTGTGTACGTGGTCCCGGACGGCGAGACAAGGAAGATCAAGCATTTGCGTGTGTTTTTTGTGACAGCAGCCTGGAGCATCTTTGCCTATACCTGGCTTTACATTATTTTGTCTGTCATCTCGCCTGGGGTCGTGGAAGTCTGGGAAGGTTTgcttactttcttcttcttccccatcTGTGTTGTGTTTGCTTGGGTAGCAGATAGGAGGCTTCTGTTTTACAAGTATGTCTACAAGAGGTACCGGGCTGGAAAGCAGAGGGGAATGATTATTGAACATGAAGGAGACAGGccatcttccaagactgaaatAGAAATGGATGGGAAAGTGGTCAATTCCCACGTTGACAATTTCTTAGATGGTGCTCTGGTTCTGGAGGTCGATGAGAGGGATCAAGACGATGAAGAAGCGAGGCGGGAAATGGCCAGGATTCTGAAGGAACTCAAGCAGAAgcatccagagaaagaaatagagcAGTTAATAGAATTAGCCAACTACCAGGTCCTAAGTCAGCAGCAAAAAAGTCGAGCCTTCTACCGCATTCAAGCTACTCGCCTGATGACGGGAGCCGGCAACATTTTAAAGAGGCATGCAGCTGATCAAGCGAGGAAGGCCGTCAGCATGCACGAGGTCAACACTGAAGCGGCTGAAAATGACCCTGTTAGTAAGATCTTCTTTGAACAAGGGACGTATCAGTGTCTGGAGAACTGTGGTACCGTGGCCCTGACCATTGTCCGCAGAGGTGGTGATCTGACCAACACTGTGTTTGTTGACTTCAGAACAGAGGATGGCACAGCCAATGCTGGGTCTGATTACGAATTTACAGAAGGAACAGTGGTCTTCAAGCCTGGTGAGACCCAGAAGGAAATCAGAGTTGGCATAATCGATGATGATATCTTTGAGGAGGATGAAAATTTCCTTGTGCATCTCAGCAATGTCAAAATATCTTCTGAAGCTTCAGAAGATGGCATCCTGGAAGCCAATCATGTTTCTACACTTGCTTGCCTTGGGTCTCCCTCCACTGCCACAGTGACTATTTTCGACGATGACCACGCAGGCATCTTTACTTTTGAGGAACCCGTGACTCATGTGAGTGAGAGCATTGGTATCATGGAGGTGAAAGTATTGAGAACATCTGGAGCTCGAGGAAATGTTATCGTTCCCTATAAAACCATAGAAGGAACtgccagagggggaggggaagactTTGAGGACACTTGTGGAGAGCTTGAATTCCAGAATGATGAAATTgtgtaagttcttttttttttacttatatgtgTGTGGTAGGTAGAGTGTGTTTGTGGATGTGAGAGTGTGCATGTTTTTCTAAAGCAAACAGTGTGCAGTGAATGGGATAGTTACTACACAAGACCACTTTCAAAGTATCAGTCCTTGCTCATGTGCCACATTAATGCTCTCTATACACAGAAATCttaatttgatttgattttttatttttgtacttctgCAAATTTAAGTACATTATAGATCATGATAGAAGGAGTCTTGTGGCACAATTTATCAAACCACTTATGCTGGgttgaaaaacatattttgaatcacataatatatatgcaaaaagGGAATATAAAGCATCACATTAGGTCCCTAACGTTGTTACTGAGTACAAATTGGGAAAGCCACAAGGAAACACCTCTGAAAGGAATTTCCTGGCTACCGGGACTGGCTGAAATGATTTCTGCTGCTTTTATCTGATGCTGTGCTTTTGTGGCAATATACGATAATGTTTCTGCTCCAATGCTAATATTTAATAATGACTTAATGACCAATCCTGCTTTTTCAGTTTTATGCTAGTATGGGAAAAGTCATATAGCTCTTATTTAGTTCCAGTCTGATTTTACTTTACATGATCAAACAAACCTTTTAACCCTACTGATACAGTGATAGGGGTAGAATAAGATTTTATCCAAGCACCCTGGCTGACAAGGACAGgtcaaagaaaaagaagtggggaacaACAACTTCCTCTTCCTACTGGCACTTTACAATGACACTTGTACCACGGACGGCCTGGTTGTGCAGTGATGCTTCCATTTGCAGCTGCTACATAGAGAGCTCTTCCCTCTTCCTTGCCTAGGAGGGGCATTGCACTCACCAAAAGCAAACCAGAAAATTTGACTCAATGAGCAATgtccaaactggaaacaaggaagaaaggaaactatGTATAGCATCTGCCATGCAACAAAGGAGAGATTAAAATGAATGATTATGTTGGTTGAATCATTGGCAACCTAGGAATTtcaggaacaaaaataaatacaaaatatgttctttttctaaaaatggtTAACTCTTGTGTAAATGGCATGTGATAGGTCAAATGGCAAGTACATAAGTACATTCTCTCCTAGATGACCTTTCTCCTACTGAAAATACAGGGAAAACAAGCAcaaagtggggaggatgggcagagggaacagattTTCCTGAGTCTCCTGTCTTTACATCTCTTTGATGTTGTATTCTAGAACAATTACCGAGTGTGATATCACAATGAAATCAAACAAAGCAGAGATTATAATATCCAAGATTGGATGTGTGTGTGGGGAATAGCTTTTGATGAATATCTATTTTATGTTGGTTCTTATATTGCTAGTGTTCCACTTACTGAGATGGGTTTTGTTGGGACACATATTTGCTGAAGGACAGTAATACAGTAGTAGCAAGTGAATATCAAGCATACTCAAGGAAGGATTTTCCCAAAGGCCTTCATTGAATGTGATCCTGCCCACATAAACATTATTCTTGAGCTAGGAAttctttctcattattttctctaatcatttcaattattatttattgaactCTCTTGTATTAGTTTAGCACTTGGAATCCACGTAAAAGTGTATTGGGTGCTCTTAAGGAAGTGTTGAGTCTTATTAAATGAACTCACAAGGGTAGCCCTTAAATATGACCAaattggtgttttgttttgcttattcattttgcTTAGCATGTTTTCTCTTGAAAATCTGGTCTTGCTTTCTCTTAAGTAGAATGGCCCAGGACTTGTTCATCCGAGGTGCAGTCTTTTTGTATCTATTCTGCTGTCCAGGACTTTTACTAAACTGTAAATAACCTTCTTTTGGGCACAGTGTAGAAGaagcagaaggggaaaaaaagattgaCAGTGATTTGATGGAATAATTTTATTCAGCCAAGCTCCATTTAAAACATTCACCCTATGCCATTAAGCTGATTTAATTTTTGCTAAGGGAGGAATATTGCCAAATTGCAGCTTTAGAGACTTTGATGTCTTGTGAAAATTGGTAAGAATCCTTGGAATTATCAGCTTGCCATCTCTGTATATAAGGTTTTAGAGTATCCTAGATCAGTCGTCCGTTCCTACTTTTATAAAACTCACTGTATTTCATTCACTAAGCTTAAATATGAAATTGTTGTAATggcaaaacattttatttttaaatgaagttcaaTTACAGCcttccactttttcttctttctagaattttaattttaaagagttGTCATCTTGACATCATAGAACTCTACTACTGATGAGCTTTATGGATGCTTAGTACGTCTACGTCTACTGCTTGAATACATTTGTTTGGGGGCCTGGGACATAGCCTCAAGCGAGGCACCAAGGAGTCACAcataatgtttttataaaaacatagtATTATcaaagatcttttcttttttcctttatggatcattttttctctctatagCTGTTTCTAATGCCAGGTCCCCACTGTCAGATCCAAGTGACAGAGTTTGTCATCATGCAGTGAAATTGAACTATTTAGACTCAACCCAATTTATCTTTAAGAATGAATTTGTATCTCATCCCATTACACAATCTCAAGAGGTGCCTTTCTTAAAAACCTACAGTACATAGATGAGACTGTtgacatatttattaaatacttttaaaaaatatgtttgttgAAGGCTGTGCATGAAGCCAAAATTTAAGATTCTTTCCAAAGCACATAAAGAGATTCCTGGAAAAGTCTTAATTTAAAGCCTACCAATTTTCAGAAGCTATTAACCAGGGTAGAAGTAGGGTCAATCTGATCAGGGATAGAGATCAAGAGGCAGTCAGCTTTATTGATTCTTTGGTTTCAAGAACAAGATAGACTCCTAATCTTTAATCTTACTTTTTAGTGTAGAAgaagttatttaaatttataatataatataatcatatatgtatctattcattcatattttcacAGAAATGAGTTGAATTATTTCAAGTTGACCTTTTTTAAGATCAAAATCTGTATTTGAGAAAAATACTGATAAGTGATAAATGGTGCTTGTATTCTTGGAATAAGAATGTATTcttggaaaaacattttaaaattacaatgtgAAAACCCATTAAATAGATATAATTAACAGTACATGCTTTTGCATAAACTCAATCAGTGACACAGACTAAACCCATGCCAGTTAATCTTTACTTTCAACAGGGAATTCTGTTGAATGTTAACagctaataaaaaaacaaatgaattatattttaatttgatttgtgGTTTGGTAGGTAATACCCACAGATTTGAAGTGCTACTAATGGTTGTTCTTTAATGATTTAGTTTAGTATAGATTTTAGTTTAGTGGTAATAATTATTACAAAATGTTGTTCGGTCTTCCAAAATCTTATATGAGTTTgactgttctggaaaatgttaaggTTAATTAACTAATGTAGATacaaatcaaatttaattatttaGTTATAGCCTAGCAATAATATCATTTTTGAAAGACCACTCAAAAGATCATGAGTATTTATTagtgtatatttaaaatggaGAGTTGAGAAACAAAGCATGTAGGTTGGAAAATTAACATAATATCTTGCTTAGCAAATCAGTTTACCGGAGATTTGTAGCCacagcataatttatttaacagtGAAACTGtccaaaattaattttgttttaacaaTTATTACATTTTCAAGTTTGATTGTAACTTCCTTAATTCTAGGAAATACAATATGAAAGATATCTTAACAAATACAGCTCTTCTGACACTAAGTATTTATGTTACTTGTTTTTGGAAAGAGAAAtggataagaaataaaatttgagtGTTATATAGGTTTTATGGGATTGTTATTGTTATATTCcagggaaaatattttgtttttgctgtttacATGACCAATACTCTTCTCTTGCTCTATGTAATTCCAAGGAATAAAGACCTAGCTCTACACAAATATGTAATACAAGAAGGCAGCCAGCTGTAAAgataagaaatgaaacaaaaatataaagaaaacttgAAGTGGtcagaacagaaaaataattatgtgtgtttgggggaatcaaaaatgaaaaatactagaGAAAATACTAGACAAGAAAGCTATATCGGCACATATTGGAATCCAACACATCTTAAGATTTACTTTATGGCAGAAGAATTGTATGCTGCACTTAGCCTATTGATATGGTGGAAGCATATTTTATGTTGACATAAAATTTTCCTAGATAATGTACTAATGTAAGAAATTTAGACACAATAATTTTGGATTTTAATGGATTTCTGCTTTGGTGAATTatcttttaagaataatatttgtgtcttcttcgAACCAAACCATATGTAgtattgtgtcatctgcaaatctAAATTATAACTacaagaaatgttttcaaaaatgcaaatgttttcaTGAATGCACAACTattataaaaattagagaaagagCCAAAAAAAGACCCATAAAAAACCCAGAACATTTATGACTTCTAATTCACTATTGCCAAGAGCCTAAATTGATTATGTACAAAAGGATTGTTTATCATGTCAACCAGAAAAAGATGTTTGCTGTTGAAAATCTCACTTTCCCCACTGCTAATTAGAATTTGGAATTATAATGTAGTTAAGTAAAGAAATTTTGTCTTAGCAAATGAGGAGATTTCATAGTTCAGACACACTGAAGTGTTTAAATTACGGAATCTTCTGTGAGTCACCATTTAAGGCCATCACTTAAGGGGGCTAACTGCTTCCCTAGTTCAGACCTAGAGAAGAATTTATGTATCTATCAATCAATCAGCACATACTTAATAAGCTGCTGATTTTTGCCCAGCACTGGGCTAATCATTatgaaggaaggggaagaaatatACTTCTTATACTCTGAAATGATAGATAATGAGATAACTCATATTTGGATAAGTATAATCATCATTATGAAGACATGGTGTAAACTGTATAAGTCTTAATCTGGGACAAAATACTTACATTTGCTTTTGAAGGACAGAGGCATAATTGGAGAGGAAAATGTGATGTGCCATATCTTGGTAAACCTGAAAGTTTGGACAATTTCACTAAATAGTATGGTTATCAAACCTAATAGAAGACTCAATGAACATTCATTTTCTGTAATGGGATTTTAAATCATTATGAGGGTATTTAAATGAATTTGAGTATATATCCCTTTAAACCAGTCACAGATGGACAAAAACTACATAATTCTACCTATGTGAGATTTCTAAAATAGTCACTGGAAAGAAGAGAACAGACCTGTGTTTGCCAGGGATaggggagagagaaatggggaCTTGCTAATAACAGGTATAAAGTTTTAGTaatgcaaaaatgagtaagttctagagatctgctgtacaacactgtgcctatagttaacagtaTTGTATACTACACTTGAAAATCTGTTAAGAGGATAGATCTCATGTTATGTGTTTTTACTacaataaagtgaaaataaaaattttaagaaaataaataaaagagctgatctgctttaaaaagaaaaagcttatgTGTTTGCCCCTCAGTACCACATTGACTCTTGTAGTTCCTAAAGAAAATTTATGAGATTActagcaaaatatattttattttgcactttGTGAATTAATCCTTGCTCTCTAGAAATGCATTTGACTTACTTTAATCCTCTAGCCAATTGAGTCGAGGATTAACCCATTTTCACTCACCCCGTTTTCTCATTTACCAATGTATTGCCACCATCTTGGCAAAGCCTGCTCAGGTTTTACACTAAATGGTGAAGTGGGAagagatttcctttcttttaactcCCTGAGAACACTGGTATCCCAGAGAGAAAGATTTAAGTATGTTGAATATTTTGAATGAAGCAACCCTGAGGATCTAACACCTATCCtagggtttttgttgtttttgttgctcTGTCCTTATTAGCTGAGATGTAGAAATGTGCCTGTGGGTTACAGTGTCTTGAAAATTGTAGAGGTTTTCCTATAAAATATCTCTGTCATGTATTGTCATGGTTACTCTGTCAGGAAATCTGTTCATTGGAGATTCATTCTTTGTGATGGGAACACCGTTAGGCTCCTGCTAC
This genomic interval from Manis javanica isolate MJ-LG chromosome 1, MJ_LKY, whole genome shotgun sequence contains the following:
- the SLC8A1 gene encoding sodium/calcium exchanger 1 isoform X6, with product MYNSEVGTAGNLPLHNMLRLRHSPIFSMGFHLLAILALLFSHTDHVRAETEMEGEGNETGECTGSYYCKKGVILPIWEPQDPSFGDKIARATVYFVAMVYMFLGVSIIADRFMSSIEVITSQEKEITIKKPNGETTKTTVRIWNETVSNLTLMALGSSAPEILLSVIEVCGHNFTAGDLGPSTIVGSAAFNMFIIIALCVYVVPDGETRKIKHLRVFFVTAAWSIFAYTWLYIILSVISPGVVEVWEGLLTFFFFPICVVFAWVADRRLLFYKYVYKRYRAGKQRGMIIEHEGDRPSSKTEIEMDGKVVNSHVDNFLDGALVLEVDERDQDDEEARREMARILKELKQKHPEKEIEQLIELANYQVLSQQQKSRAFYRIQATRLMTGAGNILKRHAADQARKAVSMHEVNTEAAENDPVSKIFFEQGTYQCLENCGTVALTIVRRGGDLTNTVFVDFRTEDGTANAGSDYEFTEGTVVFKPGETQKEIRVGIIDDDIFEEDENFLVHLSNVKISSEASEDGILEANHVSTLACLGSPSTATVTIFDDDHAGIFTFEEPVTHVSESIGIMEVKVLRTSGARGNVIVPYKTIEGTARGGGEDFEDTCGELEFQNDEIVKTISVKVIDDEEYEKNKTFFLEIGEPCLVEMSEKKALLLNELGGFTITEECDDKQPLTTKEEEERRIAEMGRPILGEHTKLEVIIEESYEFKSTVDKLIKKTNLALVVGTNSWREQFIEAITVSAGEDDDDDECGEEKLPSCFDYVMHFLTVFWKVLFAFVPPTEYWNGWACFIVSILMIGILTAFIGDLASHFGCTIGLKDSVTAVVFVALGTSVPDTFASKVAATQDQYADASIGNVTGSNAVNVFLGIGVAWSIAAIYHAANGEQFKVSPGTLAFSVTLFTIFAFINVGVLLYRRRPEIGGELGGPRTAKLLTSSLFVLLWLLYIFFSSLEAYCHIKGF
- the SLC8A1 gene encoding sodium/calcium exchanger 1 isoform X9, which translates into the protein MYNSEVGTAGNLPLHNMLRLRHSPIFSMGFHLLAILALLFSHTDHVRAETEMEGEGNETGECTGSYYCKKGVILPIWEPQDPSFGDKIARATVYFVAMVYMFLGVSIIADRFMSSIEVITSQEKEITIKKPNGETTKTTVRIWNETVSNLTLMALGSSAPEILLSVIEVCGHNFTAGDLGPSTIVGSAAFNMFIIIALCVYVVPDGETRKIKHLRVFFVTAAWSIFAYTWLYIILSVISPGVVEVWEGLLTFFFFPICVVFAWVADRRLLFYKYVYKRYRAGKQRGMIIEHEGDRPSSKTEIEMDGKVVNSHVDNFLDGALVLEVDERDQDDEEARREMARILKELKQKHPEKEIEQLIELANYQVLSQQQKSRAFYRIQATRLMTGAGNILKRHAADQARKAVSMHEVNTEAAENDPVSKIFFEQGTYQCLENCGTVALTIVRRGGDLTNTVFVDFRTEDGTANAGSDYEFTEGTVVFKPGETQKEIRVGIIDDDIFEEDENFLVHLSNVKISSEASEDGILEANHVSTLACLGSPSTATVTIFDDDHAGIFTFEEPVTHVSESIGIMEVKVLRTSGARGNVIVPYKTIEGTARGGGEDFEDTCGELEFQNDEIVKIITIRIFDREEYEKECSFSLVLEEPKWIRRGMKGGFTITEECDDKQPLTTKEEEERRIAEMGRPILGEHTKLEVIIEESYEFKSTVDKLIKKTNLALVVGTNSWREQFIEAITVSAGEDDDDDECGEEKLPSCFDYVMHFLTVFWKVLFAFVPPTEYWNGWACFIVSILMIGILTAFIGDLASHFGCTIGLKDSVTAVVFVALGTSVPDTFASKVAATQDQYADASIGNVTGSNAVNVFLGIGVAWSIAAIYHAANGEQFKVSPGTLAFSVTLFTIFAFINVGVLLYRRRPEIGGELGGPRTAKLLTSSLFVLLWLLYIFFSSLEAYCHIKGF
- the SLC8A1 gene encoding sodium/calcium exchanger 1 isoform X8; this translates as MYNSEVGTAGNLPLHNMLRLRHSPIFSMGFHLLAILALLFSHTDHVRAETEMEGEGNETGECTGSYYCKKGVILPIWEPQDPSFGDKIARATVYFVAMVYMFLGVSIIADRFMSSIEVITSQEKEITIKKPNGETTKTTVRIWNETVSNLTLMALGSSAPEILLSVIEVCGHNFTAGDLGPSTIVGSAAFNMFIIIALCVYVVPDGETRKIKHLRVFFVTAAWSIFAYTWLYIILSVISPGVVEVWEGLLTFFFFPICVVFAWVADRRLLFYKYVYKRYRAGKQRGMIIEHEGDRPSSKTEIEMDGKVVNSHVDNFLDGALVLEVDERDQDDEEARREMARILKELKQKHPEKEIEQLIELANYQVLSQQQKSRAFYRIQATRLMTGAGNILKRHAADQARKAVSMHEVNTEAAENDPVSKIFFEQGTYQCLENCGTVALTIVRRGGDLTNTVFVDFRTEDGTANAGSDYEFTEGTVVFKPGETQKEIRVGIIDDDIFEEDENFLVHLSNVKISSEASEDGILEANHVSTLACLGSPSTATVTIFDDDHAGIFTFEEPVTHVSESIGIMEVKVLRTSGARGNVIVPYKTIEGTARGGGEDFEDTCGELEFQNDEIVKTISVKVIDDEEYEKNKTFFLEIGEPCLVEMSEKKGGFTITEECDDKQPLTTKEEEERRIAEMGRPILGEHTKLEVIIEESYEFKSTVDKLIKKTNLALVVGTNSWREQFIEAITVSAGEDDDDDECGEEKLPSCFDYVMHFLTVFWKVLFAFVPPTEYWNGWACFIVSILMIGILTAFIGDLASHFGCTIGLKDSVTAVVFVALGTSVPDTFASKVAATQDQYADASIGNVTGSNAVNVFLGIGVAWSIAAIYHAANGEQFKVSPGTLAFSVTLFTIFAFINVGVLLYRRRPEIGGELGGPRTAKLLTSSLFVLLWLLYIFFSSLEAYCHIKGF
- the SLC8A1 gene encoding sodium/calcium exchanger 1 isoform X2, coding for MYNSEVGTAGNLPLHNMLRLRHSPIFSMGFHLLAILALLFSHTDHVRAETEMEGEGNETGECTGSYYCKKGVILPIWEPQDPSFGDKIARATVYFVAMVYMFLGVSIIADRFMSSIEVITSQEKEITIKKPNGETTKTTVRIWNETVSNLTLMALGSSAPEILLSVIEVCGHNFTAGDLGPSTIVGSAAFNMFIIIALCVYVVPDGETRKIKHLRVFFVTAAWSIFAYTWLYIILSVISPGVVEVWEGLLTFFFFPICVVFAWVADRRLLFYKYVYKRYRAGKQRGMIIEHEGDRPSSKTEIEMDGKVVNSHVDNFLDGALVLEVDERDQDDEEARREMARILKELKQKHPEKEIEQLIELANYQVLSQQQKSRAFYRIQATRLMTGAGNILKRHAADQARKAVSMHEVNTEAAENDPVSKIFFEQGTYQCLENCGTVALTIVRRGGDLTNTVFVDFRTEDGTANAGSDYEFTEGTVVFKPGETQKEIRVGIIDDDIFEEDENFLVHLSNVKISSEASEDGILEANHVSTLACLGSPSTATVTIFDDDHAGIFTFEEPVTHVSESIGIMEVKVLRTSGARGNVIVPYKTIEGTARGGGEDFEDTCGELEFQNDEIVKIITIRIFDREEYEKECSFSLVLEEPKWIRRGMKALLLNELGGFTITGKYLYGQPVFRKVHAREHPIPSTVITIAEECDDKQPLTTKEEEERRIAEMGRPILGEHTKLEVIIEESYEFKSTVDKLIKKTNLALVVGTNSWREQFIEAITVSAGEDDDDDECGEEKLPSCFDYVMHFLTVFWKVLFAFVPPTEYWNGWACFIVSILMIGILTAFIGDLASHFGCTIGLKDSVTAVVFVALGTSVPDTFASKVAATQDQYADASIGNVTGSNAVNVFLGIGVAWSIAAIYHAANGEQFKVSPGTLAFSVTLFTIFAFINVGVLLYRRRPEIGGELGGPRTAKLLTSSLFVLLWLLYIFFSSLEAYCHIKGF
- the SLC8A1 gene encoding sodium/calcium exchanger 1 isoform X7, which translates into the protein MYNSEVGTAGNLPLHNMLRLRHSPIFSMGFHLLAILALLFSHTDHVRAETEMEGEGNETGECTGSYYCKKGVILPIWEPQDPSFGDKIARATVYFVAMVYMFLGVSIIADRFMSSIEVITSQEKEITIKKPNGETTKTTVRIWNETVSNLTLMALGSSAPEILLSVIEVCGHNFTAGDLGPSTIVGSAAFNMFIIIALCVYVVPDGETRKIKHLRVFFVTAAWSIFAYTWLYIILSVISPGVVEVWEGLLTFFFFPICVVFAWVADRRLLFYKYVYKRYRAGKQRGMIIEHEGDRPSSKTEIEMDGKVVNSHVDNFLDGALVLEVDERDQDDEEARREMARILKELKQKHPEKEIEQLIELANYQVLSQQQKSRAFYRIQATRLMTGAGNILKRHAADQARKAVSMHEVNTEAAENDPVSKIFFEQGTYQCLENCGTVALTIVRRGGDLTNTVFVDFRTEDGTANAGSDYEFTEGTVVFKPGETQKEIRVGIIDDDIFEEDENFLVHLSNVKISSEASEDGILEANHVSTLACLGSPSTATVTIFDDDHAGIFTFEEPVTHVSESIGIMEVKVLRTSGARGNVIVPYKTIEGTARGGGEDFEDTCGELEFQNDEIVKIITIRIFDREEYEKECSFSLVLEEPKWIRRGMKALLLNELGGFTITEECDDKQPLTTKEEEERRIAEMGRPILGEHTKLEVIIEESYEFKSTVDKLIKKTNLALVVGTNSWREQFIEAITVSAGEDDDDDECGEEKLPSCFDYVMHFLTVFWKVLFAFVPPTEYWNGWACFIVSILMIGILTAFIGDLASHFGCTIGLKDSVTAVVFVALGTSVPDTFASKVAATQDQYADASIGNVTGSNAVNVFLGIGVAWSIAAIYHAANGEQFKVSPGTLAFSVTLFTIFAFINVGVLLYRRRPEIGGELGGPRTAKLLTSSLFVLLWLLYIFFSSLEAYCHIKGF
- the SLC8A1 gene encoding sodium/calcium exchanger 1 isoform X4, with the translated sequence MYNSEVGTAGNLPLHNMLRLRHSPIFSMGFHLLAILALLFSHTDHVRAETEMEGEGNETGECTGSYYCKKGVILPIWEPQDPSFGDKIARATVYFVAMVYMFLGVSIIADRFMSSIEVITSQEKEITIKKPNGETTKTTVRIWNETVSNLTLMALGSSAPEILLSVIEVCGHNFTAGDLGPSTIVGSAAFNMFIIIALCVYVVPDGETRKIKHLRVFFVTAAWSIFAYTWLYIILSVISPGVVEVWEGLLTFFFFPICVVFAWVADRRLLFYKYVYKRYRAGKQRGMIIEHEGDRPSSKTEIEMDGKVVNSHVDNFLDGALVLEVDERDQDDEEARREMARILKELKQKHPEKEIEQLIELANYQVLSQQQKSRAFYRIQATRLMTGAGNILKRHAADQARKAVSMHEVNTEAAENDPVSKIFFEQGTYQCLENCGTVALTIVRRGGDLTNTVFVDFRTEDGTANAGSDYEFTEGTVVFKPGETQKEIRVGIIDDDIFEEDENFLVHLSNVKISSEASEDGILEANHVSTLACLGSPSTATVTIFDDDHAGIFTFEEPVTHVSESIGIMEVKVLRTSGARGNVIVPYKTIEGTARGGGEDFEDTCGELEFQNDEIVKIITIRIFDREEYEKECSFSLVLEEPKWIRRGMKGGFTITGKYLYGQPVFRKVHAREHPIPSTVITIAEECDDKQPLTTKEEEERRIAEMGRPILGEHTKLEVIIEESYEFKSTVDKLIKKTNLALVVGTNSWREQFIEAITVSAGEDDDDDECGEEKLPSCFDYVMHFLTVFWKVLFAFVPPTEYWNGWACFIVSILMIGILTAFIGDLASHFGCTIGLKDSVTAVVFVALGTSVPDTFASKVAATQDQYADASIGNVTGSNAVNVFLGIGVAWSIAAIYHAANGEQFKVSPGTLAFSVTLFTIFAFINVGVLLYRRRPEIGGELGGPRTAKLLTSSLFVLLWLLYIFFSSLEAYCHIKGF